The DNA sequence TGTGTGTCGGCTTAGGAACCGGCTGGTCTCCACTTTCTGTTGGGCTCAGTGCTTTCAAGTTCTTTCATGTAGACGAGCTGTTGACAAATCCTACTAATTATTAGTTTTTCTTGTGAAACTCAACTGTGCATCGCCCATTTTTCTTGCTTAAGCCTGTATTTTACACCCAAAAGAAACATGGGTAGCGTCATAGGAATTGTGTAATACATCTATAgattttctaacatttttatCCTGTACAATGTTGCAAGGgaagctgaagcctatcccagcaagcaacaggcccaAAGTGGGGTACACccaggatgggacaccagtctattgcagtgaatattgaacttgaacttgaactgaacttgaactttattgccatatgtaaccggtactggtacaatggaattcttacttacagaaagtctctcgattataaaacaagtgtaaaaaacaaaacaaagtgcaaacagtgcatcaagacaatgtacaaacaaacaatagacaatgtgcaagtaaacatgcagacagtttgactgtaaacaatacagacgtgtaaacaatgactggagacgtacaattaataaattacaatgaggtagatggtgatggtgtaggtgtggtccgagggggatggctaaatgtgttcgccagtctcactgcttgtggatagaagctattgaagaatctagtggtaagtgtccgtatgctcttatatcacttgcctgagggcagtggggtgaagagctcatgcccggggtggtgactgtcctctgtgatggccagaattctaccacggcagcggtcctcatagagctgtttaatctcggtgagaccgcagccgatgatcttctgggccatattgaccattctctgcagtgcctttctttctcgcgaagaggtgttgccataccacacggtgatcccgttggtgaggacgctctcgatagtgcagcggtagaagttcaccaacacatgtgttggcatcccccatcgcttgaggcacctcaagaaataaaggcgctgctgagccttcttcatgatagagtcagtgttcacagtccaggttagatctttagagatgtgaattcccaaaaacctaaagctggtgactgtttccacttccgttccatcaatactgagtgggctgtgagtgtgtggcctgtgtctccgaaagtccactattagctctttcgttttctttatgttcaagtccaggttattgctatgacaccacctaagcagctgtacaacttcatccctgtaagtggactcgtcatcatcactgatcagtcctattatagtggtgtcatcggcaaacttaatgatgcggttattgctgtgtcttgctgtgcagtcgtgagtaaatagggagtacaaccttggactcagacagcagcctgagTCCAGCCTGAATTGCTTCTACGAAAAACCAAGGGAAGGTGTTGAAAAAGTGGTTTTCAAGAGCTCTTCGATGTCAATCATGCGTCACATTTccagttttgattttctttcagaTATCTGCTTGAGCATGTACTGTGTcctccagaattattggcacccttggtaaagatgagccATTGGAAggtagtgttgtttttttttaatgtatcaataaaacaatgcatttcTGATACAGTGGGGGTGTTACAGACGTATGCCTAGCTTTACTGTTTCATGTTTCCATGCTATGTTCCTGCTGTAATAGTGCGTCTTCCTGACTACATAGTTTTAAATCAGCACTGCTTCTACGAAAAACCAAGGGAAGGTGTTGAAAAAGTGGTTTTCAAGAGCTCTTCGATGTCAATCATGCGTCACATTTccagttttgattttctttcagaTATCTGCTTGAGCATGTACTGTGTcctccagaattattggcacccttggtaaagatgagccaaaaaggctatgaaaaatgtctttgttattcatcagcttgatcttacactgaaaatatgagagaaatCGAACCTTTCGGTGAGGTAAAAttgttcaaagaaaaacaatccttttaaaaaacaaacatttttctcaaaaacacacgtgtcacaattattggcacccctcCCTTTGCCAAGATAACAGCACTGAGTCTTCTCTTATAATGCTGGATGAGGTGggagaacacatactgtataaagggatCTGAGATCCTCGCTTGTGGACTCTCCTCTTCAGCTCACCCCACAGCTTGATTCTGTGGTCAGTGAACCATGTCTGTGTgggtttggatcattgtcctgctggaagatcCAACCACTACCCAGTCTTAGCCTCCTGGCAGAGCAGCCACATTTTGACCTAAACTCTCCTGGTATTTGATGGAGTCCATGATTCCATGATATATAAGAACTGTTCTGGGttagtttgagaaaaatacaccaagtATCTCTGTTTCGCATCCATGCGCTTGAAAGAAAAACTTCTGAGATGGACTTCTGACTGCCTTTAAAGGGGAAATGGGAAATATTTCTCCAACAGAGCCACATTCGTCAACGATTGATTGAAAATGAATACCTcgcaaaaatcaagtattatgtcCTGGCTGAAAGGAATAGACACCAAGAGTAATGAGGCCAACTCCGACAGATCATGCACACCTGTTGAGATTGCGGAGGATTATACATCGGCCACCGACAAACTCTGCTGCTGAACCTGCTAGTGTTAGCAAGCGTCGGAAGATGGCTACAAGGCGGTACGATCCAAATGATCTAAATTTGGGATTTACTTTGGTCAGTGAACCATTTCTGTGTgggtttggatcattgtcctgctggaagatcCAACCACTACCCAGTCTTAGCCTCCTGGCAGAGCAGCCACATTTTGACCTAAAATCTCCTGGTATTTGATGGAGTCCATGATTCCATGTATCCATCCAATCTGTGGGGATGCAGATCTCCcgcagacacaaagaagcagtggcaggctggtTGCTGTGCCAATcagcgctctctggctctgtgccaggcaGTGGTGCTGCTTGCGACGTGGTGGGAAAGATTTCTACTGAGATGCTctagcagtgggctctctgaagtccggctagttagttcaggcttactagcagagtttgtgcacaggagaaaaatgactgcgggtcccagcaggtcaggaagaagaccggtccgtgcctgatgaagcgctagttctgaatagtgattcagctgtccacgaggcttgctgctgatgctaacttcgggtggatcctttggttacacgctggcaacctccgtCCTCGACTCTTAGagcaaaggaaagtcctgcactcggacacactggccgttacgtggtggtccaggctgagtctgaggatgctcaggtggagccctgaggctgaatgtccagcaggcgcgctgcgagaatctCCTGCGCTTCCCCAACTGTTCTGCCCTGCAAACCGTTCCCCAGGGGCTCCGTGTTGCCTCTTTTTACCTAGAGGAACTGCAGGTTGTTCATTGGTTCAacgtttcatgggcatcagagatcCACGTgaggttaacctgccctaccagttcctgattggctgatgagtaaccatgcccttAGGGTCGTAAACCAACTTTGAATCAGACTCTGTCTTGAAATCTCAGACtttaaggcgccagagatgaacAGTTATTAAGTTTGCTGGAGAATATCAGGAATTGGGAGTtgctccttatcaggacactctatcagctagaacagtggttctcaaactctGGTacgtgccgccaggtggtaagccatatgaccctggaactgtgttgtgtgcgctgaaaaatcgggacgggttttcatattttctattttaatacgtgtccaatacgcagcctacgtacttcGGTACAGCGCTCCGCTAATATTTAAGTGGACACAGAGTTATGATGTAATTCCATACCtctctataggaatgcatgctatgaagtaagtgaccaattgtatttaaaaaaagctatctccaccgaatagggaggtaggagaacgTGCGTGATCTTGGAACACGCCAATCTTGTAAGCATGGGAAAGCGTGatacataacagaaaaatatataagaatTGTTCTGGGttagtttgagaaaaatacatcaaGTTTCTCTGTTTCGCATCCATGCGCTTGAAAGAAAAACTTCTGAGATGGACTTCCGACTGCCTTTAAAGGGGAAATGGGAATTATTTCTCCAACAGCGCCACATTCGTCAACGATTGATTGAAAATGAATACCTcgcaaaaatcaagtattatgtcCTGGCTGAAAGGAATAGACACCAAGAGTAATGAGGCCAGCTCCGACAGATCATGCACACCTGTTGAGATTGAGGAGGATTATACATCGGCCACCGACAAACTCTGCTGCTGAACCTGCTAGTGTTAGCAAGCGTCGGAAGATGGCTACAAGGCGGTACGATCCAAATGATCTAAATTTGGGATTTACTTACACCGGGACAGAGGAAGACCCAAGACCACAGTGTGTCGTGTGCTGTGAGATTCTCAGCAATAAAAGCATGAAGCCAGCACTTTACTATGAAGCATGCGCTCTTGAAGGATAAgcctgttgatttttttcaaaggaaacttAAAGATCTGAAGCAGCACAAGTCCAGCATAACAAACAGTGCCACTCCAATTTCCAAAGCCCAAGAAGCATCTTACTACTCAAGCTTGCGGAtcgctaaagcaggtaagccccacactatcgGTGATGAACTTTGTTTACCATTGGTAAAAGAGCTGATacttattatgtgtggagaaaaagttgctaaacagctcgacctggtGGCCCTTTCGAATGACACAGTCACTCgcagaattattgatatggcagatgatgtcaaaagtacgctgatagagcgcgttaagatgagcagattcttttcactgcaattagatgagtctgtagatgtcGTCAATTTGGCAAATTTGcttgtttacgttagatatgagtttgagggcatgtcgcatgaggactttctgttctgcaaGCCGCTACCAtcaagaactacaggagagcacgtatttcagcttctgaatgaatttattgaagagaatggcattgactggaaaaaatgcatcggagtttgtacagacggtgctagagcgacGACAGGCAGACACAGCGGTGTTGTTGTACGAATTAGAAGAGGTTGCTCCAGACATGAAGTGGGcgcactgcagcatccaccgcgAGGCCTTGGCCGCCAATAAAATGCCTGAGGATCTGAAATCCGTGTTAGACTCTGCTGTCAAAGTTGTGAATTTGATCAAAGCTCGACCAATGAATTCATGTCTGTTCAGTGTGCTTTGTAATGAAATGGGCGGCGAACATGTGCAGCTTTTCCTACATACCGAAGTGAGATGGTTATCAAGGGGCAGAGTGCTCACGAGGCTCCTTGAGCTGCACTCTGAGGTACAGATGTTTTTGCATGACCAGCAATCTCCCTTGGCAAGTCTATTTGATGATCCAGTGTGGCTGGTAAAATTGGCCTACCTGGCTGATATATTCTCATGTTTGAATGAGCTGAATCTGGGACTGCAGGGCTTCTCTTTAACAATTTTTGATGTGTCTGACAAGATCACTGCTATGAAGAGAAAGCTGCAACTGTTTGTTAACAAAATCAACACAGGCGATGCATCTGCTTTCCCAACTCTGGAGAACCACCTGCACACATATGGTGTGGAACTTGATGCTGCTGTTCGAGATGTGATTACATTGCACCTCTTCTCATTGAAAGAACAGTTCTCAGAGTATTTTCCAGTTGAGGCCACACCAGAGTGGATCAGGAACCCCTTTACTGTTGATGCCGAAAGAATACCCAAGAACCTCTCCTGTGCTGAGCAAGAGAAGTTGCTCGAGTCATCTGATGTCAGAATTGAAACGACAGTCACCGTTGCATTTCTGGATCCAAAGACGGAGTGAATACCCAGCCCTCTCATTCAAGGCTGTGCAATTTTTGATGCCTTTTGCTACTACCTACCTTTGTGAGAAAGGCTTCTCTGCAATCAAGACAAAGTACCACAGCAAAATGGATGCTGAGCCAGATCTGCAGTTGAAGCTCACTGCCCATCGTCCATGACATTGCAAGGCTTTGCTAAACTAAAcaagctcacccctctcactgaaatggtaagtgctcagtgtttgtgtttctatttttattagaTGTGTATGTGAGAGTGTGCACATGCCcacatgttggtcattgagatttgtGGTTCCTATGGGAAGATGACTTGGAGgcggtacttggatgctttggtttgatcagtggtggtacttggtccaaaaagtttgagaaccacggaGCTAGAAAAACCTTACTTGTTAACcacatggaatggcctctctgtatcaagtaccactgagatgaaagagagagggactagcaagggagcagaaaacttaattgctgtattttagtaagcctcgccgctacaacaccGATCAGCAAAATGTGGAAAGGGTGTCAAAAACCTAGACAGATGCACTTGTTCCCTGAAGAAAAACCCGGAAGCTAGAAGCTCACCAACACTAACATACCAGATGGAGGTATCGACACCACCACTATGATATTCACAAGGAACACACTAAAACAGTACTAAGCCACAATGAGTAGAGATCAGTGCAAAGCCTTTATTCACACTCCATGCACAGCTTGGCATTCTGGATCCAAGGTCTAGAtctccacacagccaccagcaccAGAGCAGAGACCACAAGCACAGTGGAGGCAGCAACTACCAGCAGCCCATAGCTCAGGAACTGGGGTGCTGTGGAGAGAAGAGCTTTAGTGAGGGGtcagacacagggaacaggaTCAGACACTCAGCCTCCATCCCTCCTCCCTCACCTTCAGGATGGGAATCCAGCCGATCCAGAGCTGGAAGCTCAGACCCAACCAGGATCActtccccactggacaccagcgCAGTTTCTCTGGAGGAGTCCTGTGCCACTTGAGCAACAGCTCTTCCTGCaagaggacaggacaccagcatgAGGAAAGGATACACACAGCTGACTGGCGCACAACCGCCCTGTCCCCAGAGAACTCACTCCTCCTGCCACAGGTGGGCACACAGCGGTCAGTAGCGGTCGGCTGGCACACTGCTGCACTACAGTGGATGAACAcctggagagagcagagcaagggTCACTGCACAGCCCAGGACCAGCCACCACCTCCTTCCCCACAAGCTGCTCCCTACCTTCTCCTtcagaggaacctgagaggCAGGATCCACAAAAGTGAACATCTGAATCATGAAGCGCTGGTAGTGCGTTGGGTACGGCAGCCCTGAGGAGCCACCCACAGGGATCAAGGTGGTCTGGTAGTTGTCACCTCCATAGGGACACCTGCAAGGACAGCAACAGGGAGGGTGAGCCCTGCCACAAGGGGACACTACTGAGACAAGCCAGTCAGAGCCACAGGAGTCAGGTTACCCAGCAACCAGAAGGCTCCAGCTGGGCTGGCTGAGAGGACTGGGAGTGGAAGTGGCCCAGCAGTCCCCCAGGGTCAGGACAATGTTGGGGTCAGCCCTGTTCAAGATGTGGACCTCCACATACACAGGATCCCGCAGCACCTTGGTCACAGGGTAGTCCAGGTCACTGTAGTAGGAGTCATACAGCTCTCCTGAGGATAAGAGCAGCAGTGGGGTTCAGCAGAAGCCCCATACACTCGGCTCACACAGCCCAAGACCTGACAGCTACCTCTTGCAATCCTGAGCTCCACACGGAGAGGTCCTGGAGACACTGCCGGAGGGGGTGGGGAGACCGTGTACACCACAGCCTGCACTGGAACAAGGTCATCGTCTGCATACCTGCACTGGAAgaacagcctggagagagaagCAGGCAGTCATGGGATCCAGACGGGACCTGGCAAGACCAGAACACTctgggaagcagcagcagctgctcaCTCACTTGTAGAAACTGTCCCTTGTGATGGAGCCAGCAGGTCCCCCAATCACAGCAAATGTTGAGGACATCATGTTCTCATACACCACAGCACCACCTTCAGCCTGGAAGATGGACACATGAACAAGGTCAGGAATCACTACAGCAGCAACATCCTCAGCTGAAGGATCAAGCCCCTCACCTTCATGCTGGTGCCACAGGCACTGACTGGGAACTGGAACATGGCAAAGCCAGCAGTGGTGCTAACAGGGCCACAGGGGGGACTCCTGCCCCCCTGCAGGCTGACTGAACCCAGGCTCAGCGGAGGGCTGGTGGCATTCTTGGACACGACCACCACAAACTGGCCATCCCTGGTGCACTGGACAGTCACTGGAGGAAAGCAAGAGCTGGTAAACCAAGCCTGTTAAGCTCATCATAGAAGACGCTCAAGATCCCAAAACCCACCTTCATTCCCATAGTAACAGCGATTTTGGCTGGTCAGATCAAAGCAGCAATTTTTAGCTTCACAGTCACTTTTACCGATAGTCAAGTTACCACATGCTATCTTATCACTGTCATTAACCAGGCACTTCTGAACCTGAGCTAAAGAACAATCCaacaccaacaaaaacaacacaaggTGCAACCCCATCCTCCCTCTAATCATTGACTTCTCCATCGTGAAACTCGGCGAGGAGCTGCAGATAAGCGGCGCTCAGCTCCTGAAATACTCGCTGCgccctgattggctgagggcggCGATTGGAGGGCTGTAGGGCCGGAGCGCGCGCACGAGGATTTCGGACACTCAGAGGGTCGTCAGACTCAGCTGATTAATCACAGAGCGTCCTGTTCGACTGGAACGAGCTATCATGCGCGTTAGACCAAGGTCTCCGACTCAAAACTAAATATGTGTGGCGTCTATTGCTTCTTATAGTGATGACCTCGTCTCACATGATCGTTTCGATCCCTGAATGACTTGTTGTGTTTAGCCAGACGTAGCTCACACGATGCGATGATTGCCGCTTCCCTCTTATATTAGGCCACGTGAAATCCGACTGCCGCTAGctcagatttttgtttttccacttttctttttacttttagctAACTCGCTATTAGCGGGAGagtgtgcagttttgaaatgttgttctgtATTTCCCTTTTTCACGTAGACTctagcattgcagatttgaatgcGAAGGTATAAAAAGTAATCATGCTCCCTTTCCTTGTGGTTTTCGGTCTCTTTGCTTCATAATTTTCGCTCAAACACTACAACTACGAAATAGGCAATCAGATTGGTCAAACAGTTGGCGAATTTGTCGCGGCCAGTCCGTTTCGCTCCACTATGCACAGTAGCGAATGTGGGGCTCGTGCGGCAATAGCCAAGAGAATGCTCCTGGGTAGCGCACacggtgcctttttttctgtCGGTCAACACTCAGGGAAGAGACTTTTACAACCCATTCGACAAGagttaaacacacacaagggcagtaaGATGTATGACATTCCATGCACAGATCCGAATGGATTTTTAGGCTatcgaaagaaagaaaaagtagcCCATTTCTTTTATGCCAAACATTCTTGCGATCGATCGGCTGGTCGATTACCCCCGATTTAAAGTGTCAATTTGTCTCGAACTTTCTTtctataattaatttataatctTCAGTTATACATTTTCTAGCCTGTGCAGGGGTCACATTTCGGCGTTTAGTTGAACGTTCATTTGAATATTAATTGAAAGACGCTTGATACAAACACTGCGTCCTTGCGTAAAGAATTAATCGTTTCGCTACTTTATCGACAACGCGTAGAAAACTCGGGGAGATGCAGGAGTACTTGAACAAATTCGTCCGTCGTTTTGGCGCGAATGTTTTCTTGAAAGACCGGTAGAAGCAGACACTCGGCGACCGTAACAGGGGGCAGGCGACTCCCCCGGACAGCAGAGAAGGTTAAAACCGACAGTTCACCGTTTTGTGCTAAAACGCCGGAAGAAAACAGGGTCCATAAAACCACTTTAATACCGGGTCTCTCCCCCTTGTGACCGATATAAAGCTGGATAATAAGATACGGGAGACACCATACGGCTACCGTTTGTGAATaatattgccagcagccatatcaccctgcaactcacaactggcaacccactgaagctaagcaggtgtgagcctggtccgtacctggatgggagacctcctgggaaaaactaaggttgctgctggaagaggtgttagtggggccagcagggggcgctcaccctgcggtctgtgtgggtcctaatgccccagtacagtgacggggacactatactgtaaacaggcgccgtccttcggatgagacgtaaaaccgaggtcctgactctctgtggtcattaaaaatcccagggcgcttctcgaaaagagtaggggtgtaaccccggtgtcctggccaaatttcccccctggcctcctaataatccccttctatgaattggctacattactctgctctcctccccactgatagctgatgtgtggtgagcgttctggcgcactatggctgccgtcgcatcatccaggtggatgctgcacattggtggtggtggaggggagtccccattacctgtaaagcgctttgagtggagtgtccagaaaagcgctatataagtgtaagcaattattattataatattcactGCTCCTGGGAAGGGCAGGAACAATCGCTACCAGCACTGACGAGAATCTCGGTCCCTAGCGTCCCCATGTAGTTTCACAGAAACTCCTACATTTTAATCCCATATTCCATGGAACAAAGGGACAGTAAAGTCCTAAAATGCTCTCTGCAAGGATACTGTGGAGATGGCACAAGTGCTCCTGCACTAGTAGGACTCTCCTCCAGGCAAGCTTGAAAGGGCAGCTGTTCCCCCTGATTTGATGTCCCTGCTCTTCTGCCATTGAGCAGATACTAAGGAACAAGCCTGAGACTCCCACAGGAACAGCTGGTGTTCTTCCAAACCGCAGGTAGAGTCTGCTGGAGGAGCTGTAAGAAGAGTGGCCATAGCCTCAGACAGCACAGCATTCATACCCAACCCATACAGATCCCCCCTCCAGCACAGCAAGAAGCAGCTCATGACAAGAGACCCTTTGCAACCAGTTTATTGCTCATTCACATCAAGTCAGTTCATGGGTTTGTGTTGCTTCCTCCTGCGCAGGACTGTCCCCAGCAGAGCAGCACAGACCAGCCCCACCGCAGTCACCACACCAGCCAGGATCACAGCCTCCACAGGCAGGCCTGGAAAGAAAGCACAGAGGAGCCTCAGCAAGTGGGCACTGCCACGGAGAGGGGCCAGCCGACATGACAGCACCTCCTGCCAGTACCTGTGGACTTGCCCTCCTCTGCTCTTAGCTGGGAGCTCTGGCCTTCTGCCTCCACTGGCCTCTCAGCAACCTGCTCTTGCAGCACAAACACGGGACCAACAGTGGCATCAGCTTCCCACTCAGGAGCTGCAACAAGAGCAGGACAAGCCTGGCTGTAGACCACACTGCTTGACCCCCACTTTCCCGAGGAGATCCATGCCATGAGCGGCAGAGCAAGGGTGCCTTACCCCCTGTAGAAGCCAggtccctcctgctcctgccaccCCAATACCTGGATCGTACACTTGGCACACAGCTCgagtcacagcagctgcagaCCTGGTCACTCCCATCCACTGATCTCCACCTACAGCAGGGACACAGGGTCAGAGCAGCTCCCTCACCTGAGCACCAGCTGGACACAGCAGCCCCCTGCCTCCTCACTGACCTGCTGCCCTCAGTGTAGCAGTCCTTGTTCAGGGAGTCCACACTCTGGGAAGCAGGAGTCACCTTCAGGTGGCAGGTGATGTAGATCTGCCAAGAGCACGAGTGGATCAAGCTACACCCAGGCCTCCATCTGGGACTTGTAATGGAAATGCTGTTCCACAACCTTCACAAACCCATAAAAGCAGAAGGATCAAGTACTCACTGAGCTCCTGGCATCCTGATagaacctgaaggcatccagctTCATCTGCAGCTTGGTGTCCTGGGTTCTTGGCATGAACTGCGAGCTGGAGCCTGTGGATTTGGCGTCAGTCAGGCACCTGAAAGGAGAGAAGGCAGTGTAGAACTGGAGAGACGGCAGGCAGTATTCACTAGCTCAAGCCACCCGAGGTCACACCCACCCTTTGTTCTCAATGAAGGagtagctgggggtggaggtctGGTCAGGGACCAAGGTGGCCACGCAGCTGTCCACAAAGAGCCAAAGGGGCTGGTGGTTGGCCTGGGTGACGGAGGCTTCGATGTTCAGGACGTCCCCCAGGTAGAACACATTGGAGGACCTCTGGGAGCGCCAGTCATCTGGATGGGAAAGGAACCCCAATCTCAAGCACAGATCCCGTCGATCCAACTGCACTGGCTGTACAGTCACACCGTGCTTCATCTCAGGGGAGACCTACCACTCATGAGGCTCAGGGAGAAGTCCAGCAGATCCTCAGCAGACTTGGTGGAGGTGTAGGGGACCCAGGTGGGCTTCAGGGCATTGCTGCTCACATTGTGGAGCCTAGCACACAGGAGGCAGGTGTCAGCAGGGAGTCAAGCTCCAGGCAGgcagccctgctgctcctccaggACTCACCTCATGTACTGACACTCGATACCCACAACGGCGCCATTCGTTCTCACTATGGGGGTGTTGGCCAGCGGCTTCGGGGTGTAGTTGAGAGAGAAGCTGTACACCAGTTGCTCGTCCACAGTCTAGACAGATCACAGATCCAGTCACCCAACTGCCGAGAACCCGAAGCTGCCCAACGGCAGAACCACTTACACTCAGCACACTGCGACACGCCTGCAGCTCAGCCTCGAAGATCAGGAGCTGCGCCGCGGTGTCCTGCCGGGTGACCGCACAGTCTCCCAGGCTGAGATCCGAAGCGTTGATCAGCTGCCCGGTGCCGAACAGGTCTGTCTTGACCTGCACCACGATCGTACTCTCCCCGCACTGCGCCGACACAGCCCGGATaacctgctgcttctgctgccgTGGCAGCAGAGGCGAGTCCAGAAAGGCGACCCCCTTGCGCCTGATGCCGGATTGGACGTTAGCGCGGGCGCGCCATTGCGCAGCATCACACAGAACTGCGAGGAACAGCAAGGTCAACAGCCGAAAGGCGAGACCACTAGAAAACCAcatcttgaaatgaaaacaactcgCAAAACCACGATACCTGCTGTTTGCGAGCTCCTTCTTTTTAAAGCCACCGAGACTTTCGCACGTGATGACGTTCAGGTTCGCAGAGTGAAGATTTTCACGAGGACCCGAACTCGGTCAGCTCACACGCAGGAGGACAGGATATGGAATCCACCCCGTGGAAAAGCCATTATAGTTCAAGTGAAGGAGGATCATGGAGACTCATTTCTCCTGAATAGACGGGTCATTGTTTACAGTGAATACTTACGGTTaaacaccggggtaaagttagcttgaagttcgaaaacgattttggcacgcctgtagcgttttcaCGACACAagctattggcttgtgaacagcattcccctatcccagtgcatagtgccacattaaatagaagcacgagaaaaagagattcagaacgcaaagctgtgtcggtcttctgtgtaaacaatcGGTTTGaaaatcatgggagctgtttttaataagctgctgagtcaagaatatttgaatctttctgctgtcagtattgtgaatatagttgacccttacctgaatgaaaacaggacataaagaaagggtttcagaaatcaagcaaaactttattcccgtgcttacagtctgggtaattggagactgc is a window from the Lepisosteus oculatus isolate fLepOcu1 chromosome 3, fLepOcu1.hap2, whole genome shotgun sequence genome containing:
- the LOC138237761 gene encoding zona pellucida sperm-binding protein 4-like, coding for MEKSMIRGRMGLHLVLFLLVLDCSLAQVQKCLVNDSDKIACGNLTIGKSDCEAKNCCFDLTSQNRCYYGNEVTVQCTRDGQFVVVVSKNATSPPLSLGSVSLQGGRSPPCGPVSTTAGFAMFQFPVSACGTSMKAEGGAVVYENMMSSTFAVIGGPAGSITRDSFYKLFFQCRYADDDLVPVQAVVYTVSPPPPAVSPGPLRVELRIARGELYDSYYSDLDYPVTKVLRDPVYVEVHILNRADPNIVLTLGDCWATSTPSPLSQPSWSLLVAGCPYGGDNYQTTLIPVGGSSGLPYPTHYQRFMIQMFTFVDPASQVPLKEKVFIHCSAAVCQPTATDRCVPTCGRRRRAVAQVAQDSSRETALVSSGEVILVGSELPALDRLDSHPEAPQFLSYGLLVVAASTVLVVSALVLVAVWRSRPWIQNAKLCMECE